A portion of the Homalodisca vitripennis isolate AUS2020 chromosome 2, UT_GWSS_2.1, whole genome shotgun sequence genome contains these proteins:
- the LOC124355825 gene encoding MFS-type transporter clz9-like, with amino-acid sequence MAKNGFALSKEEVLDVVKKYVEQNSLTVPFVGNRPGHDWCKGFCERQKMSLKKMEPLEKARKINTSDPFLIYNFYDLVEKNIKDLALEDKPNHIYNLEKSSFRSDPSRVKLLSGVGQKAHRTQEGTGRDNTTVLACCNAAGLVTSPLIIFQGANLWSTWKGEKDLSGTFYACSQNSWMTSEIVHDYFKQFSKIVKERPLLFIFDGHMTHLDVATAEYARENQITIIKLPAHTSDVLRPLDKSCFKTFKYVWDQHLLQWYRQNQIKMLKDEFVDMLCKVWNTGLTPKNVKTGFESTGIFPFDRTKYPIARLDAEKLSRYKIKKRVLRRMMKQ; translated from the coding sequence ATGGCCAAAAATGGGTTCGCCTTGTCTAAGGAAGAAGTCTTAGATGTTGTAAAGAAGTATGTGGAACAAAACAGTTTGACTGTTCCTTTTGTAGGAAACCGACCAGGCCATGATTGGTGCAAAGGATTTTGTGAACGACAAAAAATGAGCCTAAAGAAAATGGAGCCACTGGAAAAAGCTCGCAAGATTAATACAAGCGATccatttctaatttataatttctacGATTTAgtagaaaaaaacataaaagactTGGCATTGGAAGACAAACCAAACCACATCTACAACCTGGAAAAGTCATCATTTCGCAGTGATCCCTCCAGGGTAAAGTTGTTATCTGGAGTAGGTCAGAAAGCTCACAGAACACAGGAAGGCACTGGCAGAGATAATACAACAGTGTTAGCATGTTGTAATGCTGCAGGCTTAGTCACATCTCCTTTGATCATTTTTCAGGGTGCAAACTTATGGTCTACTTGGAAAGGAGAAAAAGACTTATCCGGAACATTTTATGCATGTAGTCAAAATAGCTGGATGACATCAGAAATTGTTCATGACtactttaaacaatttagtaaaatagTGAAGGAAAGACCacttttgttcatttttgatgGACACATGACACATTTGGATGTTGCGACAGCTGAATATGCCCGTGAAAATCAAATCACAATAATCAAGCTACCAGCACATACATCAGACGTCCTGCGGCCATTAGACAAGTCTTGTTTTAAGACTTTCAAGTATGTTTGGGATCAACATTTACTTCAATGGTATCgtcaaaaccaaataaaaatgcttaaagaCGAGTTTGTGGATATGCTGTGTAAGGTTTGGAACACAGGTTTAACTCCTAAAAATGTCAAAACAGGATTTGAGTCTACAGGAATTTTCCCATTTGACAGGACAAAATATCCTATTGCGCGTCTAGATGCTGAAAAACTctcaagatataaaataaaaaagagggTTCTTCGAAGGATGATGAAGCAATGA